One window of the Chryseobacterium sp. CY350 genome contains the following:
- a CDS encoding PLP-dependent cysteine synthase family protein: MKYAENILETIGNTPLVKINKVLGEDFPALVLAKVETFNPGNSVKDRMALKMIEDAEKDGRLKPGGTIIEGTSGNTGMGLALAAIIKGYKCIFVTNAKQSKEKCDILRAVGAEVIVCPTDVKPTDPRSYYSVSKRLAKETENGWYVNQYDNLSNRAAHYESTAPEIWAQTDGKLTHFLVGAGTGGTITGCGQFFKEKNPDIKIIGVDTYGSILKEIHETGVINLENAYSYITEGIGEDILPENYDMSVIDHFEKVTDKDGAIYARKLAKEEGIFCGYSAGSAMASLVQMKDQFTKDDVIVVLLHDHGSRYVGKIYNDEWMKEMGWLD; the protein is encoded by the coding sequence ATGAAATACGCAGAAAATATTCTCGAAACGATAGGAAATACACCTCTTGTAAAAATCAATAAAGTGTTGGGTGAAGATTTTCCGGCATTGGTTTTGGCAAAAGTTGAAACTTTCAACCCAGGAAATTCCGTTAAGGACAGAATGGCTTTGAAAATGATTGAAGACGCCGAAAAAGACGGAAGACTGAAACCTGGCGGAACTATTATTGAAGGAACTTCAGGAAATACCGGAATGGGTTTGGCACTTGCAGCAATCATTAAAGGTTACAAATGTATTTTTGTAACGAATGCAAAACAGTCTAAGGAAAAATGTGACATTCTTCGTGCAGTTGGTGCAGAAGTGATCGTTTGCCCGACTGATGTAAAACCTACAGATCCTCGTTCTTATTATTCAGTTTCCAAAAGACTGGCTAAAGAAACAGAAAATGGTTGGTATGTGAACCAATACGATAATTTATCTAACAGAGCGGCTCATTACGAGTCTACAGCTCCAGAAATCTGGGCACAGACCGACGGAAAGCTTACTCATTTTTTAGTTGGAGCAGGAACGGGCGGAACAATTACCGGTTGCGGACAGTTTTTCAAGGAAAAAAATCCGGATATTAAGATCATTGGAGTTGATACTTATGGTTCTATTTTAAAGGAAATTCATGAAACAGGCGTGATCAATTTAGAAAACGCTTACAGTTATATTACAGAAGGTATTGGTGAAGATATTCTTCCTGAAAACTACGATATGTCGGTCATCGATCATTTCGAAAAAGTAACTGATAAAGACGGAGCGATCTATGCAAGAAAACTGGCAAAAGAGGAAGGGATTTTCTGCGGATATTCTGCCGGAAGTGCGATGGCTTCTTTGGTTCAGATGAAAGATCAGTTTACAAAAGATGATGTGATTGTTGTACTTCTTCACGATCACGGTTCAAGATATGTAGGGAAAATCTACAATGACGAATGGATGAAAGAAATGGGTTGGTTAGACTAA